One stretch of Chryseobacterium fluminis DNA includes these proteins:
- a CDS encoding TatD family hydrolase has protein sequence MNTFIDIGINLTNKQFHNEQEEIINRALDQGVEQMILTGTSVRGSKESAEIAEDYPEILFSTAGIHPHDSKSFNHESINELRKLLRKEHVVSVGECGLDFDRDFSPRPVQEKCYQAQLELAVEVGKPLFLHERSAFRRFNELTDEYLSELPKAVVHCFTGTLSEAKIYLDKGFYLGFTGAISDRNRFGHLEDIIRYVPLDRIMIETDAPFMLPKNMPRVQNRRNEPSFLPYVAQTIAGLKKLSLAEVAEKTTEVTRQFFGI, from the coding sequence ATGAATACATTCATTGACATTGGTATCAATTTAACCAATAAACAGTTTCACAACGAACAGGAAGAGATCATCAATCGGGCCCTTGATCAGGGAGTGGAGCAGATGATTCTCACGGGAACAAGTGTCCGTGGAAGTAAAGAATCCGCGGAAATTGCAGAAGACTATCCGGAAATTTTATTTTCAACAGCGGGAATTCATCCGCACGACTCCAAATCTTTTAATCATGAAAGCATTAACGAATTAAGAAAATTGCTGCGAAAGGAACACGTCGTATCTGTCGGAGAATGCGGACTTGATTTCGACAGGGATTTTTCACCGAGACCTGTTCAGGAAAAATGTTACCAGGCTCAGCTGGAATTGGCTGTTGAAGTAGGTAAACCTCTTTTTCTTCACGAAAGGTCAGCTTTCAGAAGGTTTAATGAACTGACAGATGAATATTTGTCTGAACTTCCAAAAGCGGTCGTCCACTGTTTTACAGGAACTTTAAGTGAAGCTAAAATTTATTTAGACAAAGGATTTTATTTGGGATTTACAGGAGCAATAAGTGATCGGAACAGATTCGGACATTTGGAAGACATCATAAGATATGTTCCTCTCGACAGGATAATGATCGAAACAGATGCGCCTTTTATGCTTCCGAAAAATATGCCGCGGGTGCAGAATCGCAGGAATGAACCTTCATTTTTACCTTACGTCGCACAGACGATCGCCGGTTTAAAAAAATTAAGCCTTGCTGAAGTTGCCGAAAAAACCACAGAAGTCACCCGTCAATTTTTCGGGATATAA
- the deoD gene encoding purine-nucleoside phosphorylase, with the protein MSIHISAEKGEIAKVLLQPGDPLRAQYIAENYLENAKLVSKTRGIFYYTGLYKGKEITVGASGMGFPSIGIYSFELFTEYEVDTIIRIGTCGAYTTDLKTFDILNVENAASESTYAKYAWEIEEDLLSHQGTIFDTINATAAELSLEAKAINVHSSDIFYRKDPAVPAIATKYNCPAVEMEAFGLFANAKHLGKNAATILTVTDIIPTHEKISADQRETALKPMMELALEAAWKSL; encoded by the coding sequence ATGAGTATTCACATCAGTGCAGAAAAAGGAGAAATTGCTAAAGTTTTGTTGCAGCCGGGGGATCCGCTCCGTGCACAGTATATTGCTGAAAATTATTTGGAAAATGCAAAATTAGTCAGCAAGACGAGAGGCATTTTTTATTATACCGGTCTTTATAAAGGCAAGGAGATCACCGTTGGTGCAAGCGGAATGGGTTTTCCAAGCATCGGCATCTATTCTTTTGAGTTATTCACAGAGTATGAAGTGGATACCATCATCAGAATCGGAACCTGCGGGGCCTATACTACCGATTTGAAAACTTTTGACATTTTAAATGTTGAAAACGCAGCCAGTGAAAGTACTTATGCAAAGTATGCCTGGGAAATTGAAGAAGATCTTCTTTCTCACCAGGGGACTATTTTTGATACCATAAATGCTACAGCGGCTGAACTGTCGTTAGAAGCAAAAGCCATCAATGTTCACAGCAGTGATATTTTCTACAGAAAAGATCCGGCTGTTCCTGCGATCGCTACAAAATACAACTGTCCGGCTGTAGAAATGGAAGCCTTCGGATTGTTTGCCAATGCGAAACATTTAGGAAAAAATGCAGCGACCATTCTTACGGTGACAGATATCATCCCTACCCACGAAAAAATTTCAGCAGACCAGAGAGAAACAGCATTAAAACCAATGATGGAACTGGCTCTGGAAGCCGCCTGGAAAAGTTTATAA
- a CDS encoding bacteriocin-like protein, protein MKKLKKLTREDLKTVKGGAKQVWIAEFCGQTATTTQDWTPQQANQWLANLEANYCN, encoded by the coding sequence ATGAAAAAATTAAAAAAGTTAACTCGTGAAGACCTTAAAACTGTAAAAGGTGGAGCTAAACAAGTGTGGATTGCAGAATTTTGTGGTCAGACTGCTACAACAACTCAAGATTGGACACCACAACAAGCAAATCAGTGGCTGGCTAATCTTGAAGCAAATTACTGTAATTAA
- a CDS encoding GLPGLI family protein, which translates to MYYYKKLFQLLALFFSILFFSQLHKKDTLRGEFTYLLKAKLNTLTPDYKYEEFFSLQIGDKRAFFASIQSLKRDSVYQALPIKNLENGAKLLSSKGVSVPKTKFSFTIIQSNENIQYFNLVGMSILTYKEPIIKNWKLINETKIINTINCKKAEVTFKGRNWIAWYSPEIPLPYGPYKFRGLPGLIVKITDDKGDYDFELVKSIPASKLKNKLITIKKSRYTDAIETTRPKFEKALKDANANLIGALQSSQTTIIQGQEIIRQRQKEKEENKKYENPIELERD; encoded by the coding sequence ATGTATTATTATAAAAAACTATTTCAATTATTAGCCTTATTTTTTAGTATTTTATTTTTTTCTCAATTGCATAAAAAAGATACTCTGCGTGGTGAATTTACCTATTTATTAAAAGCTAAATTGAATACATTAACTCCTGATTATAAATATGAAGAATTTTTTTCATTGCAGATAGGTGATAAACGCGCATTTTTTGCGAGTATTCAATCACTGAAAAGAGATTCAGTATACCAAGCACTTCCAATAAAAAATTTAGAAAATGGAGCAAAGCTATTAAGTTCAAAAGGAGTATCCGTTCCAAAAACAAAATTTTCCTTTACCATAATACAATCAAATGAAAATATACAGTATTTTAATTTAGTTGGAATGTCAATACTCACCTATAAAGAACCAATAATAAAAAATTGGAAACTTATAAATGAAACAAAAATTATCAATACAATCAATTGTAAGAAAGCAGAAGTTACTTTTAAAGGTCGTAATTGGATAGCATGGTATTCTCCTGAAATTCCGCTGCCTTATGGTCCATATAAATTTAGAGGTTTACCAGGATTAATTGTCAAAATAACAGACGACAAAGGAGATTATGATTTTGAACTAGTAAAATCTATACCTGCATCTAAATTAAAAAATAAATTAATTACCATTAAGAAAAGTAGGTATACCGACGCTATAGAAACTACTCGGCCTAAATTTGAAAAAGCATTAAAAGATGCTAATGCGAATTTAATTGGTGCACTTCAAAGTTCTCAAACAACAATTATACAAGGCCAGGAAATTATAAGACAACGACAAAAAGAAAAAGAAGAAAATAAAAAATACGAAAACCCAATAGAATTAGAACGAGATTAG
- a CDS encoding IS5 family transposase — protein MPLNKKKSYPLYQVLSKDTIELEIAPYIPIGKRGFKSKAPICEIINCILYKLKTGIQWYLLPVLQLFSKEVLHYKTVFGYYRQWCKAGIWRACWSGILQNNKSMIDLSSADVDGSHTPALRGGEAVGYQGRKKRKTTNALYLSDRNGLPLAMSIPVCGNHNDLFNIEKHFTEMTNFLQESGISLDGLFVNFDAGFDAENLRLRASELGIIANIAHNKRNSNTDNDHYFDHQLYKERYAIERTNAWLDSFRSVLNRFDTTITSWIGFNYLAFIVIACKKMMKKSR, from the coding sequence GTGCCGCTAAACAAAAAAAAATCCTATCCCTTGTACCAAGTACTAAGCAAAGATACAATAGAATTAGAAATTGCACCTTATATTCCAATTGGAAAAAGAGGTTTCAAATCAAAAGCACCTATTTGTGAGATTATTAACTGTATTTTATATAAACTTAAAACAGGCATTCAATGGTATCTTTTACCTGTTTTACAATTGTTCAGTAAAGAAGTTCTACATTATAAGACAGTTTTCGGCTACTACCGTCAATGGTGTAAAGCCGGAATATGGAGAGCCTGCTGGAGTGGTATTTTACAAAACAATAAATCAATGATCGATTTGTCCAGCGCAGATGTAGACGGCAGCCACACTCCGGCGTTAAGGGGAGGTGAAGCCGTTGGATATCAGGGTAGGAAAAAGCGTAAAACAACTAATGCCCTTTATTTGTCGGATCGAAATGGCTTGCCACTGGCCATGTCGATCCCTGTGTGTGGAAATCATAACGATTTGTTTAATATTGAAAAACATTTTACAGAAATGACCAATTTTTTACAGGAGTCGGGTATCTCATTGGATGGTCTTTTTGTGAATTTTGATGCCGGATTTGATGCGGAGAATCTACGTTTAAGAGCGTCAGAATTGGGGATAATAGCCAATATTGCTCATAATAAAAGAAACTCTAATACAGATAATGACCATTATTTTGATCATCAACTATACAAAGAGCGATACGCCATAGAAAGAACAAATGCCTGGCTGGATAGTTTCAGATCGGTGCTCAACAGGTTTGATACCACCATTACCAGCTGGATAGGATTTAATTATTTAGCTTTTATTGTTATTGCCTGTAAAAAGATGATGAAAAAGTCGAGATGA
- a CDS encoding AAA family ATPase, with amino-acid sequence MTQNIEKLNTVLTYVKDTFVGKNDVVDLLGICLLARENAFLYGPPGTAKSAIVRTLAKTVKDGKNFEYLLTRFTEPNEIFGPFDIRKLKEGELLTNTDGMMPEASMVFLDEIFNANSAILNSLLMALNEKIFKRGKETKNLPALMFVGASNVLPEDEALNALFDRFLIRIKVDYVNPDLLQQVLLAGRKLENNIYTETPEILPHEITELQHQCKTIDLKPIYEVYLNTIISLRNTGIAISDRRAVKLQNLIAASALICGRGEAILSDLWVLKHIWDTEEQIEILEGIINRTIEKEDHPASHPQALQNKTPNPEEVMKDIKILVEKWNSETLSFEEQNVIKDKLRYLQTRCDWIGNSEQKQYIQQEIESLWQKILQTV; translated from the coding sequence ATGACTCAAAACATAGAAAAATTAAACACAGTTCTTACCTACGTTAAAGATACCTTTGTCGGTAAAAATGACGTCGTCGACTTATTGGGAATCTGTTTGCTGGCAAGGGAAAATGCCTTTCTGTACGGTCCTCCCGGAACCGCAAAATCAGCTATTGTAAGAACCTTGGCAAAAACCGTAAAAGACGGTAAAAACTTTGAATATCTTTTGACCCGCTTTACCGAACCTAACGAGATCTTCGGACCATTTGATATCAGAAAATTAAAGGAAGGCGAACTGCTTACCAATACAGATGGCATGATGCCGGAAGCGTCTATGGTTTTTCTGGATGAGATTTTCAACGCGAATTCTGCCATTCTGAACTCGCTTTTAATGGCCTTAAATGAAAAGATTTTTAAAAGAGGAAAAGAAACGAAAAATCTTCCGGCACTGATGTTTGTGGGAGCAAGCAATGTTCTTCCCGAGGATGAAGCACTGAATGCCTTATTCGACCGTTTTCTGATCAGAATTAAAGTAGATTATGTGAATCCGGATCTTCTTCAGCAGGTACTTTTAGCCGGAAGGAAACTTGAAAACAATATTTATACGGAAACCCCTGAAATTCTGCCGCATGAGATCACAGAACTTCAGCATCAGTGTAAAACCATAGATCTTAAACCTATTTATGAGGTATATCTGAACACCATTATCAGTCTCAGGAATACAGGAATAGCGATTTCAGACCGAAGAGCCGTAAAACTTCAGAATCTGATTGCGGCAAGCGCTTTAATCTGTGGTCGTGGTGAAGCCATTCTTTCAGATTTGTGGGTTTTGAAACACATCTGGGATACTGAAGAGCAGATTGAAATTCTTGAAGGAATTATTAACAGAACGATTGAAAAAGAAGATCACCCGGCATCTCATCCGCAGGCTTTGCAGAACAAGACGCCGAATCCGGAGGAAGTAATGAAAGACATAAAGATTTTGGTGGAAAAATGGAACAGTGAAACTTTGAGCTTTGAAGAACAAAATGTAATTAAAGACAAATTGCGATACCTTCAGACACGCTGCGACTGGATCGGAAATTCCGAACAAAAACAATATATTCAACAGGAAATCGAAAGTCTATGGCAAAAGATTCTTCAGACAGTGTAA
- a CDS encoding APC family permease → MELRIKPFPKNKYPRKGLLVKGASPLVWLREIDALAIDISVVKSFAVPSNEPNVLYGCFLIFDQNIPAEIGKNAYFQCFDDMLFIPENTDFYPKINAEDWQNADTEYLIIHPEFGLVKLKEPIDWVSLLQESPKAEDLVRKPLNGVPIPQEIKTFLVEMNDDRLLEELEKPQTDEEWMKNLPFDKKKLLEGNQEEIEKYLAYITRYPERAIYLGIPLDIGGTFRGDGFGNFNFDPGWFAGLFGNALPEGDHSQPESNNSPKRKSKDYHKILMAVLLLVIVVGFAVGSDHKSRIKSESADLYSDSAVETAPTGDEKMATLAFESGFTEIDMKIDSLYRKERAGLMAAYDAAIAENSSGEIPSSLNWEIEGYRVREKQSRDSLKVIYNEKIAEYVDEKTKFYKEKVADSLRKYITISSASRKLLMDETVEKRRMAITDSLTNRYGTANTIDPVVVYKNNSFKKMFKVNENSSGESGASFPGLILLLLSIGGAVAFYIYFVKDKPLDIGGSHMPQGIKILLMTLLAGMILYIFYPLISMFGYNWLVWILVVVIAVVLYRLFSEDETILKSGKNE, encoded by the coding sequence ATGGAGTTGAGAATTAAACCGTTTCCGAAAAATAAGTACCCCAGAAAAGGACTTTTAGTTAAAGGTGCGTCACCATTGGTATGGCTTAGGGAAATCGATGCTCTTGCTATTGACATCAGTGTGGTAAAATCTTTTGCAGTTCCTTCCAACGAGCCGAATGTTCTGTATGGCTGCTTTTTGATTTTTGATCAGAATATTCCGGCAGAAATTGGGAAGAATGCCTATTTCCAGTGTTTTGATGATATGCTGTTTATCCCCGAAAATACAGACTTTTATCCAAAAATAAATGCAGAGGACTGGCAAAATGCAGACACCGAATATTTAATTATTCATCCTGAATTCGGATTGGTAAAGTTAAAGGAACCCATAGACTGGGTTTCTCTGCTGCAGGAATCTCCGAAAGCTGAAGATCTCGTCAGAAAACCGTTGAACGGTGTACCCATTCCTCAGGAGATCAAAACATTTCTGGTGGAGATGAATGATGACCGTCTCTTGGAAGAGCTGGAAAAACCCCAGACGGATGAAGAGTGGATGAAAAATCTTCCATTTGACAAAAAGAAGCTCCTGGAGGGAAATCAGGAAGAAATTGAAAAATACCTTGCTTATATTACCAGGTATCCCGAACGGGCAATTTATCTTGGAATTCCTTTAGATATCGGCGGCACATTCCGGGGAGATGGATTTGGCAATTTTAATTTTGACCCGGGTTGGTTTGCCGGTCTTTTCGGAAATGCTCTTCCGGAGGGAGATCACAGTCAGCCAGAATCAAATAACAGCCCGAAGAGAAAATCAAAAGATTACCATAAAATTCTGATGGCCGTATTACTTCTTGTTATTGTCGTGGGATTTGCGGTAGGTTCGGATCATAAGAGCAGAATAAAATCAGAATCAGCGGATCTTTACAGCGATTCTGCAGTGGAGACGGCTCCGACCGGTGATGAGAAGATGGCAACACTGGCATTTGAATCCGGATTTACGGAAATTGATATGAAAATAGATTCTCTGTACCGAAAGGAAAGAGCCGGACTGATGGCTGCTTATGATGCCGCGATAGCAGAAAATTCCTCGGGGGAAATCCCATCTTCATTAAACTGGGAAATTGAAGGCTACCGGGTACGGGAAAAGCAGTCACGTGATTCACTTAAAGTGATCTATAACGAAAAAATTGCCGAATATGTTGATGAAAAGACAAAGTTCTACAAGGAAAAAGTAGCGGATTCTCTGAGAAAATATATAACCATTTCCTCTGCTTCAAGAAAACTTTTAATGGATGAAACGGTAGAAAAACGGAGAATGGCAATCACAGACTCGCTGACGAATAGATACGGAACCGCTAATACCATCGATCCTGTTGTTGTTTATAAAAATAATTCTTTTAAAAAGATGTTTAAGGTTAATGAAAATTCGTCAGGAGAATCCGGAGCTTCTTTTCCCGGACTTATTCTATTACTGCTTTCAATAGGAGGAGCGGTAGCGTTTTACATCTACTTTGTAAAAGACAAACCGCTGGATATAGGTGGGAGCCATATGCCGCAGGGAATTAAAATACTCTTGATGACACTGCTTGCAGGAATGATATTGTATATTTTTTATCCCCTGATTTCGATGTTCGGATACAACTGGCTGGTATGGATTCTTGTAGTGGTTATTGCAGTGGTTCTGTACCGTTTGTTCAGTGAAGATGAAACAATTTTAAAATCCGGGAAAAATGAATAA
- a CDS encoding tetratricopeptide repeat protein, with translation MNKQKFLDKFLTVFFILAALKIVGILVQLSRADLVTVLGNLVLFAIIAAIVFFIIVVLRDKQKDASPAPVGRNAGGIGKGTYVDPSLFDKLRSIYEEIAQKHIAEKEYKKAAVVYMNLLKNDYRAAQTLKEGGLYNEAAAVFLKRLNSKVEAADCYVQAKQYRKAIDLYRELQHKEKVGDLYKEMNDTENAHLYYQMVIDDYVSNGQMVKGSLIYRQKMEMPGEAQKILLKGWEENKDAFNCLNNYFANISDVKVLNIQIQELYDKTPSDKKIIYLEAMKYEFKKDQKLQNTSRNIAYEIIAEKVATRSEIVNELKYFNPDDQVILKDISRYKTGRNKMFRN, from the coding sequence ATGAATAAACAAAAGTTTTTAGATAAATTTCTGACGGTATTTTTTATCCTTGCGGCCCTAAAAATAGTGGGAATACTCGTGCAGCTCTCCCGTGCTGACCTGGTGACCGTTCTGGGGAATCTTGTATTATTTGCCATCATCGCAGCCATCGTTTTTTTTATCATTGTCGTTTTACGGGACAAGCAAAAGGATGCGTCACCGGCACCTGTAGGCAGAAACGCCGGAGGAATAGGAAAAGGAACGTATGTAGATCCTTCACTATTTGATAAATTGAGAAGTATCTATGAAGAGATCGCTCAAAAGCATATTGCTGAAAAAGAATATAAAAAAGCAGCCGTCGTATATATGAATTTGCTGAAAAATGACTATCGCGCTGCCCAGACCTTAAAGGAAGGCGGCCTGTATAATGAAGCTGCTGCCGTATTTTTAAAAAGGCTGAACAGTAAAGTAGAAGCCGCTGACTGTTATGTCCAGGCAAAGCAGTATCGAAAGGCAATCGACCTTTATCGGGAACTACAGCATAAAGAGAAAGTCGGAGATCTGTATAAAGAGATGAATGATACTGAAAATGCACACCTGTATTATCAGATGGTGATAGATGATTATGTAAGCAATGGGCAGATGGTAAAAGGATCTCTGATCTACCGACAGAAAATGGAAATGCCAGGTGAAGCACAGAAAATTCTGCTGAAAGGCTGGGAAGAAAATAAAGATGCATTTAACTGTCTGAATAATTATTTTGCCAATATTTCCGACGTGAAAGTACTCAACATACAAATTCAGGAATTGTACGACAAAACACCGTCCGATAAAAAAATCATTTATCTGGAAGCGATGAAGTATGAATTTAAAAAAGATCAGAAACTTCAGAACACCTCAAGAAATATAGCTTATGAAATCATTGCGGAAAAAGTGGCGACACGTTCTGAAATCGTTAATGAATTAAAATATTTCAATCCCGATGATCAGGTGATTCTAAAGGATATTTCCAGATATAAGACAGGGAGAAATAAGATGTTCAGGAATTAA
- a CDS encoding ribonuclease H-like YkuK family protein: METQQPKWQNMNGKFFQHAITQLVEEAIIREQASGHRLKVCVGSDSHVYGDAINYATAVVFIREGKGAFSFIRKEREIQRISIKERMLNEVNKSVEIAYAICSILETYEVEMEVHADINTDPDFKSNVALKDAMGYILGMGYVFKAKPYAFASSNCADMMV, encoded by the coding sequence ATGGAAACGCAACAACCAAAATGGCAGAATATGAACGGGAAATTTTTCCAGCACGCTATCACACAGCTGGTAGAAGAAGCCATCATCCGCGAACAGGCCAGTGGACACCGGCTGAAAGTATGTGTAGGTTCAGACTCCCACGTATATGGTGACGCCATTAATTATGCCACGGCAGTAGTCTTTATTCGCGAGGGAAAAGGAGCGTTTTCCTTTATCAGAAAAGAAAGAGAAATACAGCGTATCAGTATCAAGGAGCGAATGTTGAATGAAGTCAACAAATCCGTAGAAATTGCCTATGCTATTTGCTCGATACTGGAAACTTATGAAGTGGAAATGGAGGTACACGCAGATATTAACACCGATCCGGATTTCAAATCCAATGTGGCTTTGAAAGATGCCATGGGATATATCCTTGGAATGGGGTATGTGTTTAAAGCAAAACCTTACGCATTCGCAAGTTCCAATTGTGCCGATATGATGGTGTAA
- a CDS encoding ATP-grasp domain-containing protein: MYFLIQANVYLDPDHYKIFDALEELNIEYTVINILPTAEKIDFETDRKDIFVYGSVTLARLAKQNAGWFPGSFYGGNHLYEVYSTYYSENLLNHTVSVHKISEELIWKNNEIKFIKPYSEAKIFTGKVFNESEWKDFVFESIENKSNRISVDSLVQVSEAKRPIKEARLWIVGGKIIDAGYYKFDDYILFEEKVSEDGLHFANEMIRIFDLEKAFVMDICLTGEGWKIVEINCINSSGFYPNTNVKSIFRALNIYFSH; encoded by the coding sequence ATGTATTTTCTAATTCAGGCTAATGTCTATTTAGATCCCGATCATTACAAAATTTTTGATGCTTTGGAAGAATTAAATATTGAGTACACCGTCATTAATATTCTTCCGACTGCAGAAAAAATAGACTTTGAAACCGACAGAAAAGATATTTTTGTATATGGCTCGGTGACCCTAGCAAGGCTGGCAAAACAAAATGCCGGCTGGTTTCCCGGATCTTTTTACGGAGGCAATCATCTGTACGAAGTGTATTCAACATATTATAGTGAAAACCTTCTCAATCATACCGTATCTGTTCATAAAATTTCGGAAGAATTGATCTGGAAAAATAATGAAATAAAATTTATCAAACCTTACAGCGAAGCGAAAATTTTCACAGGAAAAGTTTTCAATGAATCAGAATGGAAAGATTTTGTTTTTGAATCAATAGAAAATAAATCCAACAGAATTTCAGTAGATTCCCTGGTTCAGGTTTCTGAAGCCAAACGGCCCATAAAAGAAGCGAGGCTCTGGATTGTTGGCGGGAAAATAATCGATGCAGGATATTACAAATTTGATGATTATATTCTTTTTGAAGAAAAAGTTTCAGAAGACGGATTGCATTTTGCCAATGAAATGATCCGGATTTTCGATCTTGAAAAAGCTTTTGTTATGGATATTTGTTTAACCGGTGAAGGCTGGAAGATTGTGGAAATCAACTGTATCAACAGTTCCGGATTTTATCCGAATACCAATGTGAAAAGTATCTTCAGAGCATTGAATATTTACTTTTCCCATTAA
- a CDS encoding cyclic-phosphate processing receiver domain-containing protein, giving the protein MEMTKRLLFLDDIRYPVEVYRYTKQDVFLRKDWHIVRNYEQFINRILEKGLPEMISFDHDLADEHYWDPNSRERVEKTGYDCAKWLVEYCMDHYLNLPKFYCHSMNPVGKENIESLLRNFNNY; this is encoded by the coding sequence ATGGAAATGACAAAAAGATTATTGTTCCTGGATGATATCAGATATCCGGTTGAGGTATACCGGTATACCAAACAAGATGTTTTCCTTAGAAAAGACTGGCATATTGTCCGGAATTATGAGCAGTTCATTAACCGGATCCTGGAAAAAGGACTTCCCGAAATGATTTCTTTTGACCATGACCTTGCTGATGAACATTATTGGGACCCCAATTCCCGGGAAAGGGTTGAAAAAACAGGATACGACTGCGCAAAATGGCTGGTAGAGTATTGTATGGATCATTATTTGAACTTGCCAAAATTCTACTGTCACTCCATGAATCCCGTTGGAAAGGAAAATATTGAAAGCCTTTTAAGAAATTTCAATAACTATTAA
- a CDS encoding RNA ligase, Rnl2 family → MIFKTYNSMENAYQARVIDQIRLQGFGDEVFIVQEKVHGANFSFFTDGKEIKIAKRTAFIEKGEKFYNAHQILERYRKNVISVFEKVKTMYPDVESVIIYGELFGGGYRHKEVEPVKDAVTVQKGIEYAPYNEFYAFDIKLNGVTYLDTDLVNLIFEETGFFYAKILFQGTLDEALKFPNAFDSKIPAWLGLPELENNSCEGTIIKTLKTKYFGNGSRVILKNKNEKWIEKSRVIRKQDKTVKKTVNFSEKAQDIWDEIQKYVTVNRLNNVISKTGEFEPKMMGKVIGLLAQDILEDFEKDFPEVFTTIEKEEQKRINKKMNSLAIDLVKEELMTVKLEFR, encoded by the coding sequence ATGATTTTTAAAACATACAATTCTATGGAAAATGCTTACCAGGCCCGCGTGATCGATCAGATCAGGTTGCAGGGTTTTGGGGATGAGGTTTTCATCGTGCAGGAGAAAGTTCACGGAGCTAATTTCTCTTTCTTTACCGATGGAAAGGAAATTAAAATTGCCAAAAGAACCGCCTTTATCGAGAAGGGTGAAAAATTCTACAATGCCCATCAAATCTTAGAACGTTACAGAAAAAATGTAATCAGTGTCTTCGAAAAAGTGAAAACTATGTATCCGGATGTCGAAAGTGTTATTATTTACGGAGAATTGTTCGGGGGTGGCTACAGACACAAAGAAGTTGAGCCTGTAAAAGACGCGGTAACAGTTCAGAAAGGTATTGAATATGCGCCTTACAACGAATTTTACGCATTCGATATTAAACTGAATGGTGTAACTTATCTGGATACGGATTTAGTCAACCTAATTTTTGAAGAAACCGGATTTTTCTATGCAAAAATCTTGTTTCAAGGGACTTTGGATGAGGCTTTGAAATTCCCCAACGCTTTCGATTCTAAAATTCCGGCATGGTTAGGATTACCTGAACTGGAAAATAACAGCTGTGAAGGAACCATTATAAAAACGTTGAAAACCAAATATTTCGGCAATGGCTCAAGGGTCATTCTGAAAAATAAAAATGAAAAGTGGATTGAAAAATCCAGGGTGATCAGAAAACAGGATAAAACGGTTAAAAAAACAGTTAACTTTAGCGAAAAAGCTCAGGATATTTGGGATGAAATCCAAAAATATGTTACTGTAAACAGGTTGAATAACGTTATCAGCAAGACTGGTGAGTTTGAACCTAAAATGATGGGGAAAGTGATCGGGCTTTTGGCACAGGATATTTTGGAGGACTTTGAAAAAGATTTTCCGGAAGTTTTTACAACCATAGAAAAAGAAGAACAGAAAAGAATCAACAAAAAAATGAATTCTTTAGCCATTGATCTGGTAAAAGAAGAATTAATGACGGTAAAATTGGAGTTTCGGTAG